In the Phyllopteryx taeniolatus isolate TA_2022b chromosome 1, UOR_Ptae_1.2, whole genome shotgun sequence genome, gtgtgaCATTTATTACACCTCCTCCTCTATTAAATTTCAGAGGGTTTAAAGagtgtttgattgtttttgctCTGTAATGTTACTTTATCTGCTTCTAGGCATTAAATGTCAGTTACATGGTCATACAGTTGCCTACAGAGACCATAAGACGTTACTGTATTGTCGGAACAAAGAATCCTCTATAGCGTAATTACAGAGAGGGGAGCAAGACTCCGAGTTcctttgaagaaaaaataagacCTCCTTGTACCATTAaaccttaattaaaaaaatctaaggACAGTCATTTACGTCACACTGTATCTATATGCAGGTATTGAGTCACAAAAAGCTACCTAAGCTGAATGTTGCCTTGGTGTGCCATAAGGACAAAATATAGCAACAGCTAATAAGAACATTTAATATCCAAGGACAGGTTTAATGGAAATGTGGAGTAATGTTTAACAAGAGAAGAGTCCCGTTCTGGTTCTGCCTTGGTGCTGGTCACAGAAGTCCATCTGGCAAGGCTTCTCACTCATTCCTCCGTCAAAGCCAGCATGCGACACTTGACAATATTAGCAGCTAATTGGCCAGCACGTTCCCAGTGGAATAGTGAGAACCTCCCCCTACTAAGACACTTTTACCTCCCTATTTATAGCCAAGCAGGATATTTCCAAACACCCATTCAATGCAAGACATCATGTTGAAAACATAAACTAgctacagtggtacctccaaTTTCCATTTAGTAAACTCTCAAAACAAATTTCCGATTGGAATATTTAAAACCATCACCATCAAAATGTATACTGCACAGGCAATGATTGACATTATTAATTGCTACGAACAGGCAGAACTGGTCTCTGACCAAAGCTAAGTTCCTCACTAACATGTACGAGCACGATTGTCAAACATGGCCGTTCATAATGGCATGCGATTATGAAAGTGTGTAGTCGTGATAAATAGTCACAGAGAATGCCTGTCCAGTTTCAAGGAAATAGCGGCGGTAGTGCTGATGAACGTACCCACTGAGCAGAAATATTGCTAATTCCGAGTCGCTTCTGAATGGTCTCAGCTGCCCGCAATTCCCTCGCTCTGCTCCTGTTTGCAAGTCACACCACCTGTTGTTAGCAAATGAGGGatgagcattttatttttattttccaatgaGAGCTATTCAGTTATAGTTTCAGAAAAGCACCTGAAGCCCAGGGTAACATGACACTAGCGCGAGGCTGCGGGGGTGTACCCGCTTTGAGTGTGTCCACAAGTGCACGGCAATTGATTGACACCTCGTTAAATCCGCTGCATTAAAAGCaaccaaactcaatatttagcCACCCACTCCTTTCTTATCATCATCTCTGACTCTTTGACCTGAtatgtgttattttcttttcctggcatttttttccacaatatccccctcctcctcccggACTTTCTTCTATGGTCACGTTTATTTAAGCAAGACATGCACCCATGCTCCCATGGTCCGTCCAATCCTCAAATTGTCATGTCATTCATCTCTCTTGCGACGTTTGAGCAATTTATTTATaagcaaagaaaaataaacatgacATTCATTGCACTCAAGAGTGACATGGGGAGGAGAAAAGAATCAGATGTACGCGATGaagggagagagaggggggcagggaagaaaaacaagcaaaaacagAAATGCCCGGGGTAAGCATGGGATGATTGTGTGGAATGGAGGTAATGGGATAAAACTGGAGGGATAGAGGGAAAATCTGTCGATCAaccttgaaaaagtatgaaAGGGAAAATAAACCGCGCTGGACTTGCGTCAAACCGAACAGAAGAATCTGAGCGGtggacaaacacacatacacagacacacactcctGACTCATTAAAAACTTGAGATGTAATAACATGACAGCATGATTGCTACACGTCTGCCTTTTGTCTGTCACTCTGTCAAATTTGATAAAGTTGAGGCTGTTTGAAGAAAATGCAATCAGTGTTAATCAATCTCAAATATAAGGCTCAGGTGCTTGCCTTTCCATTGAGGGCAACTGTCAGGCCTTTGGAGAAAGGCAGACAAGATGTCAATCAggttataataaaataatgtgaaGATAACAGCGATCTCATGACCGGGTACCACCACACACCGAGCAACATTTTCATCACGTTTGATACGTAGTACACAAAAAGATAATTGATTTTCCTCCCCACATGACCATGTTGTTCGTCTTGCAGGAATGGAAAGCATCAATGTGGAAACGGACTGGGATGCTTTAACCCTCTCCTCTCTGATCCTGACGGGAAGGAATAACCACTCTTCCTCATCTTTGTTTGAGCTCAACACCCTCAATGGCTCCCACAGCAGAGGATCTTTCTTTGGGATCTATCCAGAGAATGGCTCAAACACCACCCCTTACCCATTTCCCCAGCCCAGGGTGAGGGACCAGGGCCTGGCCCGAGCGGAGATCGCTGTGCTCGGGGTGATACTGGCTCTTACCACCCTGGGAAACAGTTTTGTGCTTTGGGTGCTgctcaggaggaggaagcacAATGCGCCGATGCACGTGTTCATGGTCAACTTGTGCGTGGCTGACCTGGTGGTGGCCTTCTTTCAGGTGACCTCATGATTTCTTGACCTAATTACTTACAGTAGCCTATGACCTGCGTGTACTATAAAAGCCACAATCTCGCTGGAGTGACAGGTATATACACATTCCCCAGGGGTGACTGTTCTCAGAAGTATTTGCTAGGCTTCTacagtaaaaataatataaacaatCTTATTTTGGGGTTACTTGACCCATGCATCcgccatccatctgtccattgtTTTTAGCTAAAGTTAGGGTAACCTCTCGGTATGAAGCAGCAgtgtcaatccatccatccattttcttcgcgtttcgggggcagcagcttcagcagggaagcccagatttccttttccccagccactttgtccagctcatCTGAGGGGATATTGAGGTCCCAGGcgagccgggagacatagtcttttcactgtgtcctgggtcgtctcagGGGCCTCCCCCGGTGGGACCTGCCTGGAACATCTCACCGGAGAAGTGTCCAGGGGGCATCCTGACCAGATGCCcgagtcacctcatctggctcctctcggtATGAATGAACAGTGCCTCACATCTGCACTcctgaccgagcttctcatgtTAACATTAAGTAGTATCAGTCAGttcaaactcattcactgccagccttcccagttaacatggatatttgagttccaaagccgtcaatggcagtgaatgtgtttaaaaaaaaataataataggacTTTAATGACGAATGAGGAGTGTTATACTTAAAACGAtaacaatcaaacaaaatcaACCAGTAATTCCAGCATTACACTGAGCGACGTGACTGAACTAGTCAAAAATGGACAATCACCAACAAATTCCAGTCAGTGACTGAGCCTCAAACATCTACCGAACTCTGGCATTCATAgcggaaaacaacatttttaagcaACACCGacagtatattttattgaatcacAAAAAGCGATTTGCCCTGACTGATGTGTCGTAGCTTTACATTTCTCTGTTAGCAGGgaaatacaaagagaggaaaggGCGAGAAGAGAGGATACAGTGGATAAAGTCCCACATATGTTTTTATGATGATGAAGTGGAATTTTTCAACCCTATCACCAGGTTTCAAGATGGTGATCATGTATCCTTTGCAAATTTCACCAGAATACATCCGGATACTACATTggaaaaagtattcactcaACTGCCTTGACTCGCATATTAACTTTATGACATCcctgtatagcccttaatcacaaaagaatctaaaaaaaacagtttacaaAGATTGACAacatcccctgatctaaaccccccaactgggcaaggaaaaactaaaaaaaccaATTTGGGGATCAAAGAAAAAACCTTGATAAGGAACCTCAGATGGAGTATCCCCCtttcaggatgaccaggctgcaactgcaatggatgaataaatgaatcTGAAATGGATGTTGAATGCATGAATAGTCcagttttttttcagtctcaACTTGCTGTGCgctccaatatatatatatataaacttgcTGTGCCCATGCCTTCAAAGTCCAAACACAaggtcactcactcactcactcactcactcactcactcaccctGCCGTCCGTACACAGACTCATtaatccaatcacattcagaaaCTCGCTCGTCCAATCAAATTCAGATACCTTTAATGTACAGTTGGAATTTTTACAAATCTAACACCAATTCATGTAACACAACTTCATGGTTGAATGGTGTCCTTGAGTTCAGAGAAATGCACCTATATctaatatgtattattattattattattattatacagtaattactatctacttattttattataaaacaaGCCAGAATATCACATTCCGTGTGCCTTCATCCTATGCTGGCCCGTAAGTGTGATCACTCACTCAGCAGACAATAGGAAAGCGACAGGTTTGTctcaacacatactgtatgttacaaTGATACTTAAAACCATAGCTCCACAGGACTAACTTCTAACATCTACAAATAGTTTTTAACATCCTACATCTGTCTGGCTCACTATTTGGGAATTTCTTGCCATGAGCTAAAATAATCAACATCATCAATACCAACTTTGTGAAGCAACCCCAATTAATCAAAGATATGACTCACCAGCGTCAAGAGTCATCTCTCGCAAATAGGAGTGATCGAGGCTCACTGCCAAACAGAGATCTGTTTTCCCAAAGTTCAATACTTGAGATTTAAAAATCTTGAGACTTTAGACTCAAGTTAGCAGCAGCTCATCAGTCAACAGAggcaaacaatgaaaaagtgAGGGTAGAAATGAACATTGGAATGATAAACTGGAAATGGGATTTATATaaaaagaatgtgtgtgtgtgtgtgtgtgtgtgtgtgtgttctcaatGTGTGTACAGGTTCTTCCCCAGTTCATTTGGGACATCACAGATAAGTTCCAGGGACCTGATTTCCTGTGCCGCTCCGTCAAGTACTTGCAGATTGTGGGCATGTTTGCTTCCTCCTACATGATAGTCGCCATGACAGTAGACCGGCACCATGCCATCTGCTGCCCGTTGCAGGCTTACCGTAGCGGGGCAGTCTCCCGCTGGAACACCCCTGTCATGGTGGCTTGGGGCTTGGCTCTTGTCCTCAGCCTACCACAGGTAAGGGCTGTTGACATCATCTCTCCAacatagacatacagtatgttcagaCAGGAAATGAGAGGCCAGGCTATGACTACATACCAGAGAACTCAATCTGTTTTTAGTGCCATGAGGTCATTGCCAACGTAAAATTCATGTCTGTCTGTTTGATGACCATCGCGTGTCTCTCGTCATTCTGTCAGGTGTTCATCTTCTCGCGCTCAGAAGTGAGTCCCGGGGAGTTTGAGTGCTGGGCTAACTTTGCTGCGGAGTGGGGACTCAAGGCGTACATCACCTGGATGACGGTGGCTGTCTTTCTACTGCCTgccctcatcatcaccatcTGTCAGGTAAAACTGGTTTCGGTTTTCATGCAGTTTCTGGTACATCGACAAAAGCCtggtgactgactggcgaccagttcagggtatactccgccttttgcccgaagtcagctgggataggctccagcgtcccgtgaccctaaccaggttaagcggtgttgaaaatggatggatggatgatgtgataccatccatctattttgcAAACTGCTTACTCTCATTCGGGTCACAGgtagggatgggaattgataAGAATTTAGTAATTCCGATCCATTATCGATACTGCATATTGATCCGATTccttattttgtaattgtaagcatttacattactgggagaaaatgtttaataaaaacTAGAGtttcttttggaaatttccatgattacagtTTTACTTAAATTTAACAAATAGTCGCTAAATTTTCTTTCACATTATTTCCTCCTACTAAAGCTGACGCCTGTGATTTGctttctctggtcatgtgccctTCTGCCaaagtctcaaacatgacatatttttccaaatatgacctcaaagTGCCACCAAGTGGTGCAATTTATTCGTttttctgagattttgaaaaagttgactcagagttacacttttgaacacataaatacacaacataacagcaattaactaaacacaacggcaaagttaaaaacacaacagcaaataactaatcacaacgaCAAATAACCAAGCACAACAGCAAATCAAAcagcacaacaacaaatagATAATCACAAAAAATAACTGAACACCACAGGAAATCAAAGAAAAGACAGCAAGTATCTAATCATAGCAAGAAATAACTGAActcaacagcaaatgaaaattCACTATCACAAAATGAAATCAAGCTACCGGAAAAGGTAGGTACTGGTGCGTGTGATAAGATTCATCGCCGATTGGACCACGCCGTCTGTGCAGCCGTAACCTCTTTTAAACGTTTTGTCAAGCGTGCCTATACTTATTTGAATGTCGTGATTAGTCCTGAGCATATCTATCCAGTATCACCACATATGTAATGCAAGAAAGCTCGGCTGTGTGGATGTACGTGAAGAAACCCCGGTCCCCAAGCCTTAAGAGGGTGCTGGTCGCTGAATTATGTAGCCCAATACATGACACGGTAGAAGTGTGGTTTTGAACCCCAGTGTGGTCGACCGCACAGGAAGTGTCGCTATAGTTACATAACCTAGAACACAACACAGAGGCACAAAATCAGATGGGTTACATACAGTGCCACGAAAAAGTAtcggcccccttctcaaattcgtatatttttgcatagtttcaccACTTTGTTTAAGGTCATCAAACAGATGATGTAAATATCGGACAAATATAacacaagtgaacttaaaatgctctttttaaatggtgattttatttattaagaaaaaggTTAAGGTTAAGGTTAaggttacctggccctgtgagaaaaagtaatggccccctaaacctgaTAACTGGTTGGACCATCCTGAGCAGCAACAGCTGAAACGAGGCCTTTTAtctaactggcaatgagtctttcacatctctgtggagatattttggcccactcttccttgcagaattgtttgaatcaaaaattgagggttttcaagcataaaAGTCCTTTTTAAGGCCATGCCACGGCATTTCAATCgtattcaagtctggactttgactaggccactccaaaaccttaattttctcttttt is a window encoding:
- the avpr2aa gene encoding vasopressin V2 receptor isoform X2, whose protein sequence is MESINVETDWDALTLSSLILTGRNNHSSSSLFELNTLNGSHSRGSFFGIYPENGSNTTPYPFPQPRVRDQGLARAEIAVLGVILALTTLGNSFVLWVLLRRRKHNAPMHVFMVNLCVADLVVAFFQVLPQFIWDITDKFQGPDFLCRSVKYLQIVGMFASSYMIVAMTVDRHHAICCPLQAYRSGAVSRWNTPVMVAWGLALVLSLPQVFIFSRSEVSPGEFECWANFAAEWGLKAYITWMTVAVFLLPALIITICQIRIFREIHNNIYLKSERMVMAELKRNEILFRFHSFKKEEERPRERGQRASGGGSWAGLHYEPMTNIPPKNTYNKSQVADVTTTTTPPTDLQQVNSTDCQESCTSCETASGSARCKVDYAPPHTPTAPPPSITTAMSKTVRMTLVIVLVYTVCWSPFFIVQLWAAWDPNPPNQGVAFTILMLLASLNSCTNPWIYTAFSSSVSRELQNLLHCRSRPGRRGSLPDDSTTTHTSTTKDTQY